A stretch of DNA from Primulina huaijiensis isolate GDHJ02 unplaced genomic scaffold, ASM1229523v2 scaffold23545_ERROPOS1600000+, whole genome shotgun sequence:
GAATGGCTGTGTTTGCGTGACATCAACAAAGAAATAAGGTGTGTGACGGCATGCATGGTTTCTTTAGGTTTTTTGTTACATATAtgtaaataaagaaacaaagtCGCGTTGGCCGAGTGGTTGCCTGCTAAGTACATGGGGTTTCCCCGCGAGAGTTCTCTGGCGACGAAACTGTATTTTTAGATCAGATCTGcgattgaattaattaataatacgTGAAGAAGCATATCTATcccttttgtttatttattattactaCTTGTGCACGCAAGATTTTTACTACTATTCTCAGAATATGGTCCCAACACCAGTCATTTAATTACGTGTATGCCTTCCATTTTTTAGTCTGATGGGCATTATAATTGGAATTAGGCTGGAATTCATTGTTCTTCCTCAACCACACTAATTATCCAAACAAATTCTATTTATTGCCTTTTCTTTTCTCCtccttttttttattagtttgaGAGCAAGTGTAAAAGTAGAAAATAATTACATGATTCATCCATGCCAAAACACTCACAAGTTGAAATTGAAATatggttggtaaaacaaatATTCTCAACATTAAAGTTATCATAATACTACgactattttaaatttcagtTCTAATTTATTATCATACTTTTTTTATGAGCATAGATCACATTCGTTATCTTTTGATGAGCACTAAGTAAACTCCAGATTAACATAATAAGCTGCAAATCACGTTAACCATATAAATCACATTGGACAGACTCTGTTTGACAAGCTCGTCCAAGAATGTGTCAGTAGGGAGAATCAAACTCCTAACCGATGATCAAATTCTTATATACCCTACAAATTCGAACACTTTGGAGGGAAAAAATACtacttatttattattgttgttatgaTATAATATGAATGTAGATGATTGTGTGTATAGATTttctattaaaatatatatctcaaTATTTCTATCTAcaaatttatattctaccaTTATATCCTATAAATAAGAGTTCTCAGTTTCTAACtcacttttctctcttcttttctatATTTTCTGATTACTTTTACAATATGTTATCAACTCGAATGCTTTTATTTTTGTTCTCTAGCATAACACAACTTTTAATTTTACGTAAATGTTCATGATGTAGCTCAGCATGATTTTAGTTTGATAATATAATTGTCAATATTCCTGAAGAATAGTGATATAAAATCCAAAATCTGTCAATATTCTTGAAGAATATTGATCTAAGATCAAATATCTAAATATCGATATTTCTTAAGTATATTGATCTAACAATTGATAATCTATTTAGatcaatatacatatatatatatatatatgtgtgtgtgaataatattagatctattatttaaaatatggagaGATATAAAGTTTTCTAATAGACCATTGAAACTAATACTTTTATAATTTGACATAAATGATTGGTTATGCCATCTCAATTACACgatgatataataaaatattgatagTATATAAAGATATTATCTAAATAACCATAAGTTCTTGGATTGATACATAAGAAAATTCTTGAATTAAAGAACCAGAAGATTCTAGGGTTTCAATAATTCTTATGTGTTGATTTATTAAACCTGATATCACTATCAGtcattcaaaacataattaaatctcTATATTTTCTGGAATTAATAAGTAATTATATGTCTTGGAACACAACTTGCAACTTgatgttttcgaaaatatttagTGATAATAATTTCCAGAATATAAAATCAGTAAAATGGTTTGGTTGATTTATTATAAATACGTCCAATCAACTGTACGTTAAACCATTGATTCTAAAAATAATGTGTCATATTTTGGGGATGTAATATATATCGCCTGCAACAAATATTGCAGATATTATATCAACTGATTATTGTTGATTTTTGGCTTGatccaaattttattattaaaagtatGATTGTGTAAAAAATGCACTATATTTAATCTCTAAAGATTGaaaatatgttagaaattaTGTTGAAGTATATTGAATAAATACCAATGAGATTTTTATGGTAAAATTTCTCAATTTTTATTGTAGTAAAACAATGTTTTCCATTATTTAGGACATGAACATGctaaatatatatcaataaaaATGTATAGCCTTTTTCGATCAATCCGTGTGAAATATGAATTGAATACGaagtttgaattttaattttcaaatacattatttgatATAATAGTTTAATAGatgagatatatttttttagctcTTATAATTGTTCTAATAGAACCATTTCTATTTTCTTGTCTGAATCACTATAatctaattaattttaaatataaataccaatatcctattaaaaaaaattatagaataactaaaatatcaAAACTGAAAAGTTGTTCGTCTTGAAGGGATCATGAcataaataataacaaaaccGCATAAGAGGTTCAACTAtctgaaaattatgaaataaatcgATGTCATGCataaccatattttatttaCTTGCATGTAAATCTAAAATACACCAGAAGTGTATTAGAccaataaattcaaaatattttgtacACTGAGTGAGAAAAATTccaaaagaaatgattttataTGGTACAATAAAAACTTTCGataaatcaaaataaggttATTCCAGGAGAATAACAAACATATGTAAAAAATaagatttcaacaaattatttgttttcttaaaaCTATCAGATCAAAGTAATAAgattattgataattatttttatctcAATATATCTTTTGTCAATGTGAAAAATAATGAGTAAATAAAATTACagtttgtaaatattattaacaaggTGATTGAATATTGACATATGACAATATGGGCTAACATTAACCCAAAACTTCTCAAAAGGTCCCGAAGTTGATTATGAGAAAATGTTTTCACTTGTCATAATGTGTTgactaaacaatgatatataacGAAAAATCCATTAATGATTTGAAGTATCAAATTGAATTAGATTCTATTTCCAACATTATCttttcaataaaataacaaaattaattaCAAGGATTAAGATAATCCCGACACATGTGATTTATTCACATTAGTAGATACTCCTCAAAAGTTTACTAAAACTAtcaagtaattaaaatataaacgtGAGATGAAAAGACttggaaaatatgaaatttttttttgagttatAAATTCGATATTTTCCAAAAGGAATATATGTTACTTGGTCATAGTAcacaacaaataaaatatttttatatagataTATTATATCCATTAATGGTTGTTTGATAAAGCTCAAATGATCTTTGATCCTGAACTATCGTATATAAACATCAATTGAAGACAATGTGACTGATCTTTTAATAATGGCATCATAGAtatcaaaatttgagaaaataccATGAAAGATCTAGCAATGGCTTAAAGATTTCGAGTGATGCATTCACCATAAGAAGTAATTCAGACTATACTTTTTATGACTTGTTTATGAATTTTCTCAAGagatttttcataacaaagtTATAATGAGGTTGTTAGACAGAATTAACAGACGTCATACTCTTTTTCCTTCACTAGGTTTTTGTCCAATTGGATTTTCCTAGTAAAGTTTTAACGAGACACATCGATCGTCAAGAGAACATACAAAGCGAAGTATATATTGTTGTACTATTTTTTCCTTTGCTCATGTTTTTAACGATCCAACACCTGAAAGTTTTCAAGCAACTATCTTGCCAAATAAAAGATTCAATGAATTAGTTGTTGTgtagataataatttaaaagagAATTTTATGATATGATTATGAATATGGATGATCATAAATAGATATNNNNNNNNNNNNNNNNNNNNNNNNNNNNNNNNNNNNNNNNNNNNNNNNNNNNNNNNNNNNNNNNNNNNNNNNNTATTAAGATAGATATCTTaatttttctatcttcaaattTATATTCTATCATTATATCGCGTAAATAAGAGTTTAGATATGAATAAAATAGTTTCTTTTACTTTTATGACAATTAttagtatttattataatagTTGGGTCGGGGTTGGGTCGGGGTTCGATAATCCAGTAATTCATTTCTTGAAAGTTAATTTCTCATTTGTATACAAGAGAATGGGAATCCCCTGCTTCAGTATCGTTTCCCTGTACGGCGCTTTTCTCCGGCGTTCTCTATCCTCGGCCGGCCTCTCCTCCCAGTCAGTAGAGATAGACAGCGGCACCACCATTTTCTTCTGGGGTCCCGCTGCCAGTACCAAGCCTCCCTTGATCCTCATCCACGGTTTCGGCCCACACGGAATATGGCAATGGCGCCCGCAAATCACCTTCTTCGCTACAGAATTCGACGTCTACGTCCCCGATCTCGTTTTCTTCGGTAATTCCTACTCCAATTCCCCAGAGAGGTCCGAGGTTTTTCAGGCAGCTTGTATAGCTAAACTCCTCGAAAAGATCGGGATTCGCAGGTCTTTTTTTAAattagttttattcattttaattaatatctaTGGTGAGACGTTGATCGATCTCGTTTCGCAGGTACTCCGTTGTGGGGACTAGCTACGGCGGATTTGTGGCGTATCGGCTGTCGGAGATGTGGCCTGAGAGGGTGGAGAAGGTGGTGATCGCCAGCTCCGGGGTGAATTTGCGGCGGAGAGACAACGTGGAGCTGATGAGGAGAGCACAGAGCGAGAAGATCGAGGATCTGATGCTGCCTTGCGCGGCGAGGCAACTGCGGACCTTGCTGGGACTGTGTGTTTTCCGGCGTCCTCCATGGCTTCCTGATTTCTTCCTCAatgatatcatcaacgtaaatgagaattttgtgtgtgtatatatatatatatatatatatatatatatatatatacttgtgAATATACTAATTTTGGTTGGTGCAGAAATTATATTCAGAAAACAGGAAAGAGAAGCTGGAACTCTTGAGAGAATTGAGGCTTGGACGGGATGATACTGTCAATATATCTCCTCTTTCACaggtaattaattaatattctgcatgtgattatttaattaatttaataaaaaaaacaatgatgAAATGCAGGAAGTATTGATTGTGTGGGGGGAGCATGACAAGATATTTTTATTAGAGAAAGCCATAGAACTCAGCAAGTATGAATTCGATCTTCTTTACTAATTACTTGTCAGTGAtggtttttaaattaattaatgtgatGAATTAATAGTACTGGTTTGGTGCAAAAGCAGATTGGTGGGGGAGAAGACGACACTACAAGTGATCAAAAATGCATCGCATGTTCCCCAACTCGAGAACGCGCCACGTTTCAACAACATTGTCAAAAAATTCTTACTATGATCCATCTTTCTGTCTTTCTTTCATTTCCGAAGAAGAATTCGCATCCATGTATTTGTCTTACTATAAAaaactacaattttttttctttaataataAGAAACATCGATTATAATCTGTATACACTCANGTTGAGTTAGGTTGACGATTATATATATTGGGTCAGATGAATTTCTCCTTGATCACGTTGAAGATCAAGCGGAGAGTACCCGGACAATAGAATCTGCACACTTAAGAACAAAGAACGTTAGTGGGGCGCCAAAAGATTTTCCGACATGATCACTCCGACACTCAAGTTATAAGTGTTAAAGGAAAGTACATAAGGGGATTATTTGTTTTGTGAAAAAATATCTGAATacattaatatcaaaatttataaagaaaaatCAATGATGACTTTGTTTTCAGTGCTTGGTTGTTACTCATGACAAGATGGATGTCTATGCCATGCTCCCTGACAGTGCCACATCAGACAACTCATATCAATCCTGATCTAGTCATATCATCCCTATGCACAAGGAGAGACAAGCAAATGATATCAAATCATGACATCTCATACGAGTGGATCCGAGAATAACACCAGTACTAAGTTGCTCTGGTACATGATCATGGCGTGAAGTCATGTCCTTTGACTCATTATACTGTCTAGGTTTACATTACCCGGGTTCAACCGAGAGCCCAAGCTCGCCTGTGCTCATGGTGACAGATTTGTCTTTCCGATTGATGTTTTCTTAACTTCTCAATTTCGTCACAACTCAGAGTTATAAGATGACTCGGACATATTTGAGatatcaataatatatatacaaaattttatttattgggaAGCACTGGAGACATTGCCAAAATGTCAGagccaaaatattatttttctaattaaatttaaaaagaagaaaTGTGCCTGGTCAAACAAGTATATACTATGATAGCTATAAATTGagttaaaaaatatgttttaaaaattattcttattttttttttatttgaaaaactctTTAAAAAATGTATTGAGGAACATGCTTTGTTGCTCTGCTCAGATCCAGCTTCAATTACACTCTTCTGTTAGTTAGTAGTGACTCTCATTTTACCCTCTCGCTTGTTTTTAGGGtttcatttctttttatttcaatCTCCATCCTTGAATATACCATCCGCTTCGGTTGATCTGAATGCTATGAAAATTTTGAGGTGAGATTTCTGTCGCATTCGATGCTGCTCCTGACCCTGTTGTTAATGTGAATGCGAAGAAGCTGCATTTGGTATGAGAGTCATATTGCCACAAGTGTCGAAATCCATCTTTAGGCAACACTTTGACTCTACATGGGCTTAATCTGCAGTGGACACCAACATAGTCAAGCTGATTCTGAAGAGCATGAGCAGGTAAGTCTTCTTCAAATACCCTAAACTTTCTTCACATTCTTATCTTTGTTATTTAGGCATGAATATGGCTTTCATTCCCAGACTGCTGAAATAGAGAGGAGAATCGACCGAGAAACCAAGGCAGAGACGCATATTCAGAAACTGCTACTACTTGGTATCCACTGAGAAATACATGTTTTCTCGCTTGTTTTTTAGGGTTTTATCTAACCAAGGTTCATACGTCgaggcttttaaaaaaaataattattatgttaCTGCCAACACAACCACCTACAGTTTCATTGGCTACTTTTAAAACATATCTTACTTTTTGTCTAATCCTTGTAGGCACAAGTTTTGGCTGTGTCATTCGGCTGATTATTTCGATGGAAGATGTTTTGAATAGTTTTTTGGTagcatattataaaaaatatctttTGGCTCTCTCATGGTTTGAATAGATGCTCATATCATCTGATAACGTGTGAGATGTCTTTTTCCACAAGCTGTCTTCACACAAATTAGTGAGTAATCTGGTAACAGAAATTACAAGGGTAAGGGTGTCTGTTTAAGATTGTTCTTGTGATATAAGCACACATCATAACAGTATCTTCACATGCCTTTGTACGTATTTGCTTTTTCCAATCTTATTTAATACTCACGGGAATGCGCTTGTTTAAGGTGCTGGAGATTCTGGGAAGTCCACTATTTTCAAGCAGGTAAAATGTCCTATTTTTTCTCTGTGAACATcacaatttattttatgcacgCGTTTCTTTTCTTATCAGACTACTAAGGTAGGTGCATGTTAAATGTTGTGCAGATAAAACTTCTGTTTCAGAGTGGGTTTGATGAGGCCGAGCTTAAAGGATACATCCCTGTAATTCATGCCAATGTTTATCAGACAATAAAAGTATGAAATAGTTGGAAGTTTTGTGTTGGTTTATTCCCTTTGGGGATCACACACAATTTTTTACTAGTGTTGATGGCCTGACAAAATGAAGTTTCCGAACTACATAATGTAGTTCTTGAAGTTGTACTTGCATAATATTATCTAGTTTGAATTGACTATTGTCGCTCGCAGATTTTACACGATGGATCAAAGGAATTGTCTCAAACTGTGTCAGATTCCACGAAGTTCATCATATCTGATGAAAATAAGGTCTGGATCAGTTTTTCATATATTTAGCAAAACTTTTGCTTGATAGTGATTATTTCAGATGCCCATGTATGAATTTATGATTTTCGAAACATCCAGTTTTGGTCATGGAGTTTACTTTCAATGTTTTTTCCTGCATTAGCAAATTGGGGAGAAAGTCTCAGAAATTGGTAGTGGGTTTGATTGTCCAACTCTAACCAAAGAACTTGCTAATGAGATAGAAGCTCTCTGGAAAGATAGTGCCATACAGGTCAATTTTCCTTCCTCCAAATGTCTTAGGTTAATCTTTTGCTAGATTCTGATGTGTTTTTGAATTATCTGAATCTGTTAAGAGTTTTATCACATCTAATGTTTGAATGTGGTTTGCAGGAAACATATTCCCATGGTCATGAACTTCAGGTTCCAGATTGTGCCcattattttatggaaaatttGCAAAGATTTTCAGTTTCGGACTACATTCCTACAAAGGCAAGTGAAAACACATGTTCTCACATtcctctttctttccttttAGCTTGGATAATCTAAGAATAAATCTTCCAGCAATGACAACAATATATTTATTGCTATTAAAAATGAAATACCCTTTTATGTCAAGTTGGTGaagatattttatatttacatattcTCCATTTTCCCCTTGTGAAGGAGTAAATGCCAAGCTTGAAACTTGGCAGGAGACATTGGAAGACAAATGTTTTAGACTTAGTAGATCAAAGATAGAATACATGGAATTTTAGTTTAGCAATATTAAGAGTAATGACACAATTGTTAAAATAAGAGATGTCGAATTACAAACGAGTGAGACCTTTTAAGTATCTAAGATCATTTTTATAGAAAGATGGTGAATTGTTATAGATTTATCACATAGAGTACAAGTAGGATGGTCGTTGTATTCTGTGTGATCGTAAGGTAACTTTGAAACTCAAGAGGaagttttacaaaataaaagttATGTCTGCTATGTTTTATGGATCCGAATGTTGGGCAATAAAGCAGACACATGAACAAAATATTAGAGTCGCAGAGATGAGGATGCTAAGGTGGATGCGTGGACATACATAAATGGATAGCTAAGAAACGAGTGTATTGGAGAAAAGTTAGGGTTGTACCTATCGAAGAAATATTGAGGGAGACACACCTTAGATGGTATGGACACGTACGAAGGAGACCAATAGAGGCTCCAGTTAGGAGATACGAGATCATGACTAGTACACATATTAATAGACGAAGAGGGAGACCAAACAAAACTTGGATGATAATGATTAAGCAAGATTTgcattattaaaatataaatgatgGTATAATAGGTGATAGAGCACAAAGATTTAGGAGGATCCATATAGTGGACCACTACATAGTGGGATAAAGGCCAGTGTGTTTTTGTATCTCCATTCTCCTCTCCCATCCTTGAGAAACCTTCACTCCCTGTTTTTGAACCTTTGCTACAACCAATCAACAaccgtaaatttttatattcTCTTGTCAATCTGGCTGTGTGGTATACCATTCATTCTGTTCTTTGTTTTTCATGACCATTTGTCTTGTGTTTGACTTTTTGCGCTAGAATATCAGAGAAATTCCATGGAATGTGATTTTTCCTATCATATTTATTCcaaattaatatgattattattttctGAACTGAGAAATCAATAAAGTTTTAGTCCTGCGGACATTGTAGCATAGATGTAGGTCTTTATGACCAAACCATGTGATTTATATGTTCGCTTTTATACTCTTTATTCTATATTTTCCTATTTAAAATTCAACATGttccaaaaattttatttaattttttgtcttGAAATAGGAGGATGTTCTTCATGCCAGGGTTCGGACAACTGGTGTTGTAGAAATCCAATTCAGGTAATAAGTGATTCTTTCCATTCTAGAAAGTAGACAAAATACTTCTCTTTTAACCATCAATACAAAACTTTGCCTCAAGATGATGACTGAACCGATTTTCAGTATCTATGGGTGAATAGTACGTTCTTTCATTTCCTTGGGTAAAAGCAGCAGTCATTGTGACAATATGTTAAAGTTTCTCTTTCTCTGTAGATTGACTTTTATTTAAGACGTCGAGATAACATTTCACTTACGGACATACCATTATCTACTGTTAAGCATATCACTTAGCGTCTAGATGATATGATATAATGCAAGCTCTTTTTCTAATTATGGCATGCACTTTTGTTAaagtttatttaaattttttttattggtttGAAGATTGTGTGTTGAAAATGCTTGCTTGGAgtttcaacataaaaaatcaAAGAATGAAATAAAGTAAGTActttcttattttatatcatCGACTCTAATTGTTTAAACGTTTGCAGCCCAGTTGGAGAGAACAAAAAAAGTGGTGAAATATATCGGCTCTTTGATGTCGGTGGCCAGAGAAATGAAAGAAGAAAATGGATTCATCTATTTGAGGGTGTTGCAGCTGTGATATTTTGTGCAGCTATTAGTGAGTACGTTTGATATTACTCCTCCTCGGTTACCATTCAGAAAGAATAAGTTTTTGACATCTTGATGGCCTTGTTGAAGAATCGACATTATTTAGGATTGTGACCTTAATTATCATTTCTCGTTACTTCAATCTTTTACAGCTCCTACTGAGAAGTTTgtattttttcggttttctcgtttgattttatgaaaatattgttACTTATACAAGGTGCAATACTTTCTGTCAGTTATGATCAAACTCTCTTTGAGGATGATAACAAGAATAGGATGATGGAGACAAAAGAACTCTTTGAGTGGGTCCTAAAGCAGCCTTGCTTCGAGGTTTTTCCACGACAAGTTACAagatattatgttttatttgcAAAGAGAACTTGTTCCTTTAATATCAATCCGGTTAATGGTACATAACGCTGGCTAACTTTTTTCCTCGTCATTGCAGAAAACATCTTTCATGCTATTTCTCAACAAATTCGATTTATTTGAAAAGAAGATTCTGAACGTAAGTGAATGGAGGTTCTCAACTTTTGTTTGGCTCGGGATCCATGTGATTGTGATAATAGTTTTCCTGTAAACAGGTCCCATTGAATGTATGTGGGTGGTTCAAGGATTATCAGCCAGTTTCAACTGGAAAACAAGAAATCGAGAATGCATACGAGTAAGTGCTTTCTTTAACCCTCTTTGAGACTCGGATAAGGTTTCCAAATGGGCTCTAATCTGGGAGACTCTTTCCCTTAAAAGGCTTCTTTGATGCATTTTAAGATCCTCGTTTGAACTCTGATATACACCAGGATTTCGCATTAAAATTACTTGATCTGTCATAATTTAGTACACAGTCAACTTGTGATGCTTGACATTCAggtttgtgaagaaaaaatttGAGGAACTGTATTTCCAGAGCACTACTCCTGACCGTGTAGATCGGGTCTTTAAGATCTATAGAACTACAGCCCTAGATCAGAAACTCGTGAAGAAGACTTTCAAGCTTGTTGACGAGACGTTGAGACGAAGAAATCTATTTGAAGCAGGTCTGCTGTAATGACAAACTCAACTTCAAGATTTCATGTTCCCATACAGTAAAGAGTGATTTCAGGTTGGCCTGCTTActtttaatctttaaaatttagAGTCTGAAATCCCAAttaagatttatgttaatgaatttCCTTGCTTGAAAACCTTTCAGGCGCTTTTTGAATGGGAGGATGGATGAAGTGCCACTTTAAAATTTGTAATCTTTAACATTCATCCTTTGTGTAAATGACGTATTTTACATATCATTAATTTGACCGTATAGCTCTTTTTGGAGGAGTGATGATGGTTTTAAATTTGTCAAAGAATAATGAAAACGCacctagatttttttttaatatataaagtaataGACTTCATTCGATTCAAAATTTGATGGTTTATCGTGATAGGTGTGTGATATTATATGCTATGCTAGTGGTGGTGAAATAGTGGAAATGGAGCTGTTCAAGGCACCATGCGAAAAGGCATGATAAAAAAAGGTAGTCCTAACTTGTATCGTTGGTTGAGATTATTCATCGTTTTTGATCGAGTATTTTAGACTATAAGTTCATTCATTGAAAAGGCAAAGCGAGACTATTTGATTTCTTCggggaaaaaaacaaagaagGAAAGCAAAGACTATCCGACTACACGGAACGTTTAATGTTCGTTCACTCTTTTTCAATTTATTACATATTACAACATGATGTACTTCAAAATTAAGATTTTGGGTGTCTTCTAAGATTCAGAATCACTATTTtcggaaaaaataaatattcatttaaTACATTCTGATTTCATCTTATCCTTGTACATAGGATTCAA
This window harbors:
- the LOC140967057 gene encoding guanine nucleotide-binding protein alpha-1 subunit-like isoform X2 — encoded protein: MGLICSGHQHSQADSEEHEQTAEIERRIDRETKAETHIQKLLLLGAGDSGKSTIFKQIKLLFQSGFDEAELKGYIPVIHANVYQTIKILHDGSKELSQTVSDSTKFIISDENKQIGEKVSEIGSGFDCPTLTKELANEIEALWKDSAIQETYSHGHELQVPDCAHYFMENLQRFSVSDYIPTKEDVLHARVRTTGVVEIQFSPVGENKKSGEIYRLFDVGGQRNERRKWIHLFEGVAAVIFCAAISDYDQTLFEDDNKNRMMETKELFEWVLKQPCFEKTSFMLFLNKFDLFEKKILNVPLNVCGWFKDYQPVSTGKQEIENAYEFVKKKFEELYFQSTTPDRVDRVFKIYRTTALDQKLVKKTFKLVDETLRRRNLFEAGLL
- the LOC140967057 gene encoding guanine nucleotide-binding protein alpha-1 subunit-like isoform X3, which translates into the protein MKILSGHQHSQADSEEHEQTAEIERRIDRETKAETHIQKLLLLGAGDSGKSTIFKQIKLLFQSGFDEAELKGYIPVIHANVYQTIKILHDGSKELSQTVSDSTKFIISDENKQIGEKVSEIGSGFDCPTLTKELANEIEALWKDSAIQETYSHGHELQVPDCAHYFMENLQRFSVSDYIPTKEDVLHARVRTTGVVEIQFSPVGENKKSGEIYRLFDVGGQRNERRKWIHLFEGVAAVIFCAAISDYDQTLFEDDNKNRMMETKELFEWVLKQPCFEKTSFMLFLNKFDLFEKKILNVPLNVCGWFKDYQPVSTGKQEIENAYEFVKKKFEELYFQSTTPDRVDRVFKIYRTTALDQKLVKKTFKLVDETLRRRNLFEAGLL
- the LOC140967058 gene encoding uncharacterized protein isoform X1 gives rise to the protein MGIPCFSIVSLYGAFLRRSLSSAGLSSQSVEIDSGTTIFFWGPAASTKPPLILIHGFGPHGIWQWRPQITFFATEFDVYVPDLVFFGNSYSNSPERSEVFQAACIAKLLEKIGIRRYSVVGTSYGGFVAYRLSEMWPERVEKVVIASSGVNLRRRDNVELMRRAQSEKIEDLMLPCAARQLRTLLGLCVFRRPPWLPDFFLNDIINKLYSENRKEKLELLRELRLGRDDTVNISPLSQEVLIVWGEHDKIFLLEKAIELSKFTLPGFNREPKLACAHGDRFVFPIDVFLTSQFRHNSEL
- the LOC140967058 gene encoding uncharacterized protein isoform X2, with protein sequence MGIPCFSIVSLYGAFLRRSLSSAGLSSQSVEIDSGTTIFFWGPAASTKPPLILIHGFGPHGIWQWRPQITFFATEFDVYVPDLVFFGNSYSNSPERSEVFQAACIAKLLEKIGIRRYSVVGTSYGGFVAYRLSEMWPERVEKVVIASSGVNLRRRDNVELMRRAQSEKIEDLMLPCAARQLRTLLGLCVFRRPPWLPDFFLNDIINKLYSENRKEKLELLRELRLGRDDTVNISPLSQEVLIVWGEHDKIFLLEKAIELSKLVGEKTTLQVIKNASHVPQLENAPRFNNIVKKFLL
- the LOC140967057 gene encoding guanine nucleotide-binding protein alpha-1 subunit-like isoform X1 produces the protein MRRSCICGHQHSQADSEEHEQTAEIERRIDRETKAETHIQKLLLLGAGDSGKSTIFKQIKLLFQSGFDEAELKGYIPVIHANVYQTIKILHDGSKELSQTVSDSTKFIISDENKQIGEKVSEIGSGFDCPTLTKELANEIEALWKDSAIQETYSHGHELQVPDCAHYFMENLQRFSVSDYIPTKEDVLHARVRTTGVVEIQFSPVGENKKSGEIYRLFDVGGQRNERRKWIHLFEGVAAVIFCAAISDYDQTLFEDDNKNRMMETKELFEWVLKQPCFEKTSFMLFLNKFDLFEKKILNVPLNVCGWFKDYQPVSTGKQEIENAYEFVKKKFEELYFQSTTPDRVDRVFKIYRTTALDQKLVKKTFKLVDETLRRRNLFEAGLL